The DNA region TTATTCTTAAATGATAGGAGTAGTATATTTAGAATAAGGTATAACTAACTTGACCGCAAAAGGATGTGGCTTTCAGCCAAAATAGAAAGTCTTGGAGCACTCAAAATAGTAACTCTGCCTCCTCACCTCTAGTTCCTCTCAATTCCTAAACTCAAGCAAGTAGTTTCGGATTCCCAAGAAACAAAAAGAGtagggaataaaaaaaaaatacaaaaaacataaaacaaaacacaCCTTTCATTTTCAAACTCCATTTTCCTTGACCAAGATCCAAACATtgctcaacttttttttaacatcAAACCCGGAAGGAACAATAAACGGACAGCtgaaaaagagagtaaaaacaTGGTGTGAGACACagatacagagagagagagatcaaaatTCCACATCTTGTCTTGGATGTTAAGTCATTGTATTCTTCTTCCACATCGTGTTGGGtctctcttcttccttctttttctggTAAACACAGTAACATATGCTGCAAACCTCAAATTCCCAAAGAAACAATGTTGCTGACTTACTCACCAGCTCCCTCTTTCATATCCAACCCACCTTTTCCTtgtaagtctctctctctctctctctctctcatacacacacacacacacaccctgTAGAAACACACTCATTTACTGTCTAAAATGATATCAGAATTTGGGGTGTGGAACTTCTCAACATTTTGTGGGTATTGCGGCTTTTagtgtgttttgaaaaattgcCTCCACTATGTTGTTTGCAGCTTTAAAAAATGATGTCTTTTTGCTAAGagcaattttttcttatttttgcaaATGAAGGGAAATGGTGTCTTAGGGTCTTTCCCTTCTTGTCAAATGAGCCACTTAAACAAAAAGCATCTGTTCACCGAGCTTAAGATACTTATTAAAGAATATATATGCATCACTGTCATTTGCATTCAAATGATGCACAGTCATATAGCAACAATACTTTCTAAGGTTAAATTTCTACCAAAACATGCAGTGTTTTACAGTGACTGCCTCACCATTTGATTTCATGAgttgtataatatttatgatAAGGATATATTAACTGGGCATTAAGTGATGGAGATCGCAAAGGTTTTGTCTTCTCCAACTCaatttctcaatattttcttGACACAAAAAGAATGATGAGAACTTGAATAATGAGTATTTTTCATCAGTTATCTTCTTTAGATCTTCCAATTGAAATTGGGATAGGGTGAGAAAATTATCAGTCTTAAAATGAAAGAACAACGTTTTTcatttacattaatttttttttctaaatttaataattgagGGAGAGAAGATTTAAAGCATAGAAATCTTCATTGGAAAATATcaattaagactttttttttttggagagatgAATATCACTTAAGACTTAAATCAACAAAATGCTATAAATTTCAATCCACAATTCATTTATTGGGTTAATTGTACCACGAAATGATTCAGATCAGAATTGAGGTTaactatttctcaaaaaaaaaaaaatttgaggtcAACTCGTCACTTGACTTGATCTATCCGGGTAGATagatttttgactttttgttgaccaaTTGGTCAATCATAACCAAATTTATCAATCGGTTTCATTGGATTCGAAGAAAAAcatcagagaaagagagaaatcaagtaatgaaaaaagaaattgaaaggaTTCACAAACTCAAAGGAATTTGTCTCAATGTGGATATCAATGCCACAGCTTTGTTTTGCATACAGTTTACGGTTCCCTAAAGAATGCTTGGTGAAACTTTTGATTATAACTTTCTCATAATTAGTGCCAGGTATCATATACTCAAAAATAGTTGGTACTTGCTGTAGTTTAGCagaaattcaaaaagaaagaggGGCAAAAGGGGTGAGACGTAGTTTTGTACAAGTACATCAGTAAAATGCATCAAAGTTGTCCCAACCTTTGCACCAAAAGACGCAGCCATGCATTGAAGGTTGGCTTCAACTCATGACTTCTGGAACTGGAATAGACACTTATGGCATAATCAAATAATCTAGTTGATATTTCACTCAGCTTATTGCTGTAATGAGGCTATAGCATAAGTTGTCCTACATTCTCAATTCAcagataaatataaatataaactacATCCTCAACCAAATGTAACTCCAACCAATGAAAGACTCTTGATCCCATAGCAGTTTGAACAATGCCAAAAAGTATCACCATTTAAATAAATCTCAACATTAACACAATAAGCATATAACAATCGACAACATTGTCAATTTTCAATGTCAGACATCAAAGCATATGAACCAAACTATAAATTCAAGAGGGAACTAATTAGAAAAAGGCTATACCTTTGAAAATCGCAAACCCAAATAAATTTCTGAGCAAATTAGTTACAAAACCTACAACGAATAATAAGAATTCAGAATTACTAACTAAATCCCCCATCTTTCAAAGATACAAACATATAACAACATTTGATACTAACTAAATcttacaaaatataaacaaactgTTAAAGAACAACCACCATCAAAAGCattcaaaaccaaaacacaaacaaacacagtttcaactttcaaggaTCAAACTTTCTTAGCATTCAAGAGGGAATATTTGAAGAGAAAGAGGGATCAAACCTTGAGACAAATACTGTGGAATAAACCGAATCGAAGAGAAAGATTGAATCTTGAAGGGAGAGACGTGAAAAAGGATGGAGTGTGTGTGTTGAAGTGCACCATTAGAGTGAGAATGAAAGAGAGAGTCTCCGTTTGAGTGAGAGTAACTGAGCGAGAGTGAGGAGAGCTGTAGTCAGGTgagattttaggttttaagtGATCAAAAACGTGTTTCTGAAAGGTGGGTTTAAAAACGATGAttagaaatcgagttttagaaactcgattttgtaAGATATCCACGTGGAAAATTTTGTCCACGTCAGTAAATGAAAAACCACAAAATCGAGTattaaaaactcgatttttagtttaatctcgagttttagaaactcgagataTTAGTTTCCCACATACTCTCAAAACCGGCCAACTAACGAAATCCTTAGCACAGTAACATTATTTGGAAAGAGTGTTcccaagaaaacaaaacaaattcttctcatctttttctttttcttataagGACATATATAACAAGAGAATTCTTGGACCAaacgttttcttttttttataccaagttttgctacaaaattagttgtaatatAAGACTACAatcttacttaatatctttttattggaggcgaattttgacaaatctaccattagattacattttcttattatattctcaatacttgcaaaattttaaaaaaattaaagatcaataactatgtcatcaataaatttttaaaattacaaatttttatagtttaaaattatgcataaaatataagcttataaatcatCTAGTAAATAATCtctgattaacacaaaatttaacatgtgtattaagaatgtaaaaaatatacaatttaacagttagatttttaaactatatgtatatgtatatgtatattaagagtgtaaaaaatatacaatttaacagttagatttttaaactatatgtatatgtatatgtatatatatatatatatatatatatatatatatatatatatatatatatatgagccaAACCATAATATGGTGATTATTATGCATAATAATAATCACTATATTTTTTCCTTAGTGATTATTATGCATTACGATTCACATCATCTCGTCTCGtgaaattgttatttatttatttcttttaacataaaaatactTATGTCAAAACAAGATTATGGGAATGTGAGATTATTTGCTAGAAGGCTCTGGATCATGGGCGGAGCTGTTATTGGAtggccccccctaattttttttataaaaatattattatacaaataggtactaagtttaacaattttgttcaataaaattacactttgccccccttaataatgccattaattcttttgagagtaatcttatagccaaaaacatttttacaatgtttatacaaactattaaggtagcaaattcttattagttcgtacacttgcataactttttatatatcaataaccacttattacattagcaatttgtaaaaattttgtagttttagcatttttcaccttttaaaggacataaaaaattaatagattaaatctaaaacaaaatataaaaactcaaaaaaattagctcaacaacaaaaattaccaatataataaaactaaaaaattaagttcaatcaatatattttacccagaacaaactacttggccatttaaaacatttttaacaaaaatccttagtagtaaaaaaatagactcAAGGGTTGGAGCCACCGCACACAGCTAGCAGTAAAGTCGccccccctaactccaagtcctggctccgtccctgctcTGGATGACAATCACCCACCAAACTGCACAGACACAAGCTATCCATTTAGAAGAGAATCCAAAACTCAAAGACCTGATTGATTGATATAAGTCCACGTGGCGGGTTAGTCAGCAACACCCTTACCATCTTATCTCTCCTAACAGAAAAGAGATAATAATTTTAGTTTAAGTTCCAGTTAGCAAAGTACATTTAACAATTCTAGTTTCTGTTTCTCATGGCTCTGCAAGCAGCACTTTCAGTTCCTTCTGCTAGCTCTATACACAACGAGGCACACTTTCTActaagcttttttcttttcttttttcaacatATCTTGTGGGTGTACTGTTTTGTAAACTAATGGGTCTTTTAGAACAATGGAATTTTCTTGTTCTCTTCCTTGACAGGTGAAATCCAATGTTTCTCTCAAGGAGACAGGTCTATTTGGAGTTTCAGTCTCAGACCCCCTCAAAGCTAAAATCAAGTGTCCTCTGATAAGGAAGCAGGTGCTAAATTCATCACTCTTCCTATAATTTTCATGTCTTCTTTTCCTGTTACACTTCTAAGATTAAGCTGAAAATGGCTGTCTAATTCTTATGTTGAACCATGGGAATTCAAGCTATTACCTCGTTTCAGATGCTGAAAAATGTTAGGCACGAAGCATTCTtagattaaatttaaataaaaagccAACAAAGATTACTAGAACTGtagatttcataaaatgattttcttctcattttaaATGACTATCTAAAGTTCTAGACTATTACactagttttttctttttctctaatctCCAAGTATGGCATCAAAAAGTGGGAATTGTGTATGGATAACATAGGTTTGAATTCCCAGCTGTACACTGAttactttttactgaaagttataaaatataattagtaacaaagaagaaaaaaagtgatacTTAAAAAGTTGTATTAAGTAAATAAGCTACTAAACGAAATGGCTAATGGCAAACAAACGCTTTTTATGGATGATTTTAATGCCACTTCCTAAAAGCTAAAATGAGTTCATAAAATCCAAAGAATGACATTGTGCATTGCAGAATATCCTCGTTTCAAAATGCTAATTACAAGATACACATGCTGTGCAGTACATAATGAGATGAACTTCAGGTCAACGGGAATATGTAATTTCGTAGGTGCTTCTGATTTAAACAGATGCTATACTTAGCCGTGAATTCTTAAAAATTTCAACTAGTAGTTTGTGTTGATATAATCAATTGGCTCCATTTGCAGGAAGATGGAAAGAGGAaactctttgttggaaccattAGAGCCCAAACAGCAACGACAAGTCCAACAATCGGCCAGGCAGCACCAGAAGCAAAGAAAACTTTGAGAAAGGGCAATGTCATAATCACTGGAGCCTCCTCTGGGTTAGGACTGGCCACTGCTAGGGCTTTAGCTGAAACAGGGAAATGGCATATAACTATGGCATGTAGGAATTTCCTCAAGGCTGAGAGAGCAGCTAAAGCAGCAGGCATTGCCAAAGAGAACTATACAGTTATGCATCTTGATCTTGCCTCCCTGGACAGTGTCCGGCAATTTGTAGAGAATTTCCATCGATTGGGTAAGCCACTTGATGTGCTGGTTTGCAATGCTGCTGTCTACTTACCCACAGCTAAGGAGCCATCTTTCACAGCCGAGGGGTTTGAACTGAGTGTTGGGACAAACCATCTTGGACACTTTCTCCTCACTCGGCTACTGCTTGATGACATGAAGCAATCAGATTTCACTTCCAAGCGTGTCATCATCGTCGGTTCCATCACAGGTACTAACTTCCAACCACAATTCGAATTCCAAATATGTTCACTTCAGCATTTCTCAATCAAACCTCGGTAACCAATTTTCGACCTACATGTTATAAAGGGAGAGTATTTAGAAGCTTCTTAGGTAGTCTT from Castanea sativa cultivar Marrone di Chiusa Pesio chromosome 6, ASM4071231v1 includes:
- the LOC142641024 gene encoding protochlorophyllide reductase-like isoform X2, whose amino-acid sequence is MTLCIAEYPRFKMLITRYTCCAVHNEMNFRSTGICNFEDGKRKLFVGTIRAQTATTSPTIGQAAPEAKKTLRKGNVIITGASSGLGLATARALAETGKWHITMACRNFLKAERAAKAAGIAKENYTVMHLDLASLDSVRQFVENFHRLGKPLDVLVCNAAVYLPTAKEPSFTAEGFELSVGTNHLGHFLLTRLLLDDMKQSDFTSKRVIIVGSITGNTNTLAGNVPPKANLGDLRGLSGGLNGLNGSPMIDGGDFDGAKAYKDSKVCNMLTMQEFHRRYHEETGITFASLYPGCIATTGLFREHIPLFRLLFPPFQKYITKGYVSEEEAGKRLAQVVSDPSLTKSGVYWSWNKNSASFENQLSKEASDAEKARKVWEISEKLVGLA
- the LOC142641024 gene encoding protochlorophyllide reductase-like isoform X1 — encoded protein: MALQAALSVPSASSIHNEVKSNVSLKETGLFGVSVSDPLKAKIKCPLIRKQEDGKRKLFVGTIRAQTATTSPTIGQAAPEAKKTLRKGNVIITGASSGLGLATARALAETGKWHITMACRNFLKAERAAKAAGIAKENYTVMHLDLASLDSVRQFVENFHRLGKPLDVLVCNAAVYLPTAKEPSFTAEGFELSVGTNHLGHFLLTRLLLDDMKQSDFTSKRVIIVGSITGNTNTLAGNVPPKANLGDLRGLSGGLNGLNGSPMIDGGDFDGAKAYKDSKVCNMLTMQEFHRRYHEETGITFASLYPGCIATTGLFREHIPLFRLLFPPFQKYITKGYVSEEEAGKRLAQVVSDPSLTKSGVYWSWNKNSASFENQLSKEASDAEKARKVWEISEKLVGLA